From the Acidilutibacter cellobiosedens genome, one window contains:
- a CDS encoding ISLre2 family transposase: MYNSIQHFNEFGVKKIENEIKNFMEGNKNIVGLILALQKILFELGRDIITEVLENMDEYLRNSGVRKKKWEIVRKDKNRILTSFGIVTYERTYFKPKMGGKRHHLVDDMVGIKPHEKMSEDVIINAVDEAAESSYRKAGEKASYMNEISKQAVMDKIHNLDFTTTETKKHKKKDIKTLYIEADEDHVHLQQKGINKSKYNIAMPKIVYVHEGIDAEKSSKSRKRLKNVKYFGGMYENTEKLWLEAADYIDKQYNMNYVEKIYISGDGASWIRQGVKWIEKSKFVLDGYHLKKCIITATAHLNNEIIRQELKDAVDWPDREEVKKVFKEILSLTENKTKKGAVKRAEQYILNNWDGIEIRAEEGIGIIGCSTEGHVSHIFSSRLSSRPKGWSKIGVGKMSKLLIYKGNGGKVYDLVMAQKMKREKEEKEQIQDELIKEARSIANRYNDTWDIRPTAIVRGEKTGLYNEIRAIMGRI, encoded by the coding sequence ATGTATAATAGTATACAACATTTTAATGAGTTTGGAGTAAAAAAAATTGAAAATGAGATAAAAAATTTCATGGAAGGGAATAAAAATATTGTTGGTTTAATACTTGCCTTACAAAAAATTTTATTTGAGCTTGGAAGAGATATTATAACAGAAGTATTGGAGAATATGGATGAATATCTACGTAACAGCGGAGTTAGAAAGAAAAAATGGGAAATAGTAAGAAAAGATAAAAATAGGATTTTAACAAGTTTTGGTATTGTAACATATGAAAGAACATATTTTAAACCCAAAATGGGAGGGAAAAGGCATCATCTTGTTGATGATATGGTTGGAATAAAACCGCATGAAAAAATGAGTGAGGATGTAATAATAAATGCAGTTGATGAGGCAGCAGAAAGCAGCTATAGAAAAGCGGGAGAAAAAGCGTCATATATGAATGAAATAAGTAAACAGGCCGTGATGGATAAAATACACAACCTTGATTTTACAACAACAGAAACTAAAAAACACAAGAAAAAGGATATAAAAACATTATATATAGAAGCGGATGAAGATCATGTGCATCTACAGCAAAAAGGAATTAACAAAAGCAAGTATAATATAGCAATGCCAAAGATCGTTTATGTACATGAAGGAATAGATGCAGAAAAAAGCAGTAAAAGCAGAAAGAGGTTAAAGAATGTAAAATATTTTGGAGGGATGTATGAAAATACGGAAAAATTATGGCTTGAAGCAGCAGATTATATAGACAAACAATACAACATGAATTATGTAGAGAAAATATATATATCGGGAGATGGAGCATCCTGGATACGCCAAGGAGTAAAGTGGATTGAAAAGAGTAAATTTGTGCTTGACGGATATCATCTGAAAAAGTGTATAATAACAGCAACCGCGCATCTAAATAATGAAATAATAAGACAGGAATTGAAAGATGCGGTTGACTGGCCGGACAGAGAAGAAGTAAAAAAAGTATTTAAAGAGATATTGAGCCTTACAGAAAATAAAACAAAGAAGGGAGCAGTAAAAAGAGCAGAACAATATATATTAAACAATTGGGATGGAATAGAGATAAGAGCAGAAGAAGGGATAGGAATAATAGGATGTAGTACGGAAGGACACGTAAGCCATATATTTTCAAGCCGTTTGAGCAGCAGACCAAAAGGATGGTCAAAAATAGGAGTCGGTAAAATGTCGAAGTTATTAATTTACAAAGGGAACGGAGGGAAAGTATATGATTTAGTAATGGCGCAAAAGATGAAAAGGGAAAAAGAAGAGAAAGAACAGATACAAGATGAATTAATAAAAGAAGCAAGAAGTATTGCGAACAGGTATAATGATACTTGGGACATTAGGCCGACAGCAATAGTGAGAGGAGAAAAGACAGGATTATATAACGAAATAAGAGCAATAATGGGTAGAATTTAA
- a CDS encoding type IV pilus twitching motility protein PilT, which produces MEISDLIKVGIKLKASDIHITVGVPPVFRINGILQNYGENIFTPKDTEYLVKEILSEDKFKILEEKGELDISFSSSGVGRFRINVFKQRGSFGMALRIIPLTIPTMDELGIPPIVKDLSMLPRGLILVTGPTGSGKSTTLASIVDLINHNKKYHILTLEDPIEYLHKHDKSIVNQREIGSDSLSFANALRAALRQDPDVILVGEMRDLETMSIALTAAETGHLVLSTLHTIGAASTIDRIIDVFPSYQQQQVRIQLSSVIQGIISQQLLPTIDGKGRIAAFEIMVATPAIRNLIREEKTHQIDTAIQTGSKYGMQTMDNSMLKLFNKGKISEETVLSQSVFPDVIKRYLK; this is translated from the coding sequence ATGGAGATTTCGGATTTAATAAAAGTGGGGATAAAATTAAAAGCATCGGATATTCATATAACCGTTGGAGTTCCTCCTGTATTTAGGATTAACGGTATTCTTCAAAATTATGGGGAAAATATTTTTACTCCGAAGGATACGGAATATTTGGTCAAAGAAATTTTATCCGAAGATAAATTTAAAATTCTTGAGGAAAAAGGAGAACTTGATATATCCTTTTCAAGTTCAGGCGTAGGAAGGTTTAGGATTAACGTTTTTAAACAGAGAGGAAGCTTTGGAATGGCTCTAAGAATAATTCCTTTGACAATACCCACTATGGATGAATTGGGGATTCCTCCAATTGTAAAGGATTTATCCATGCTGCCCAGAGGCCTTATATTAGTTACGGGACCTACAGGAAGTGGTAAATCTACAACTCTTGCTTCCATAGTGGATTTGATAAACCATAACAAAAAATACCATATACTGACTTTAGAGGATCCCATAGAGTATCTTCATAAGCATGACAAAAGCATAGTCAATCAAAGAGAAATAGGAAGTGACTCCTTATCCTTTGCCAATGCATTGAGAGCTGCTTTAAGGCAGGACCCCGATGTAATACTTGTAGGTGAGATGAGAGATCTTGAAACCATGAGTATTGCGCTGACGGCCGCAGAGACAGGGCATTTGGTTCTTTCTACTCTTCATACTATAGGAGCAGCCAGTACCATAGACAGAATAATAGATGTATTTCCTTCTTATCAGCAGCAGCAGGTGAGAATTCAACTTTCTTCTGTAATACAGGGAATAATATCTCAACAGCTTCTTCCGACGATTGATGGAAAAGGGAGAATTGCAGCCTTTGAGATAATGGTTGCCACTCCCGCTATCAGAAATTTAATAAGAGAAGAAAAGACTCACCAAATAGATACGGCAATACAGACAGGAAGCAAATATGGGATGCAAACCATGGATAATTCCATGTTGAAACTTTTCAATAAAGGAAAGATATCCGAGGAAACTGTATTAAGCCAATCTGTATTTCCCGATGTTATTAAAAGGTATTTGAAATAG
- a CDS encoding M42 family metallopeptidase — protein MLLKELTQLCGVSGYEKETRDFIKKAVSEYADEISVDALGNLIVFKKGTGKNKKKIMLAAHMDEIGIQVTKIEENGMIKIKSLGFLWPYTTYMSRVKFRNGITGIISSTVKAEDIKNDFTKLYVDIGAKSKEEALKHVKVGDVASYIGEYVELKDNDVTAKAMDDRVGCYIMIESLKKIDNPKNDIYFVFTVQEEVGCRGSKVTAARIKPDLGIAIDVTPAHDYPCDLEGSNTVGGGTAVKVSDTSVICDEYLVEEMVKCCKENNIKYQLDVIAVGGTDASSINQSNFGVKAAGISVVTRYPHGPNSLVNMKDVESSIELLSKYVNRDFNFD, from the coding sequence ATGCTTTTAAAAGAATTAACTCAATTATGTGGAGTAAGTGGATATGAAAAGGAAACAAGAGATTTTATCAAAAAAGCTGTTTCTGAATATGCTGATGAAATTTCAGTAGATGCTTTGGGTAATTTAATCGTGTTTAAAAAAGGTACAGGAAAAAATAAGAAGAAAATCATGTTAGCTGCCCATATGGATGAAATAGGAATCCAAGTAACAAAAATTGAAGAAAACGGAATGATCAAAATAAAATCATTAGGATTTCTCTGGCCTTATACGACATACATGAGCAGAGTCAAATTCAGAAATGGAATAACAGGTATAATATCCAGCACAGTTAAAGCAGAAGACATTAAAAATGATTTTACTAAACTATACGTAGATATCGGCGCCAAATCAAAAGAAGAAGCACTAAAACATGTAAAAGTGGGAGATGTCGCTTCCTATATCGGTGAATATGTCGAACTTAAGGATAATGACGTTACCGCAAAGGCAATGGACGACAGAGTAGGATGTTATATAATGATTGAATCATTAAAAAAGATAGATAACCCTAAAAATGATATTTATTTTGTGTTTACTGTACAGGAAGAAGTAGGCTGCAGAGGCTCGAAAGTTACTGCAGCAAGAATAAAGCCGGATTTGGGAATAGCTATTGATGTAACTCCCGCTCATGATTATCCGTGTGATTTGGAAGGAAGTAATACGGTAGGAGGAGGTACTGCCGTCAAGGTATCCGATACTTCTGTAATATGTGATGAATATCTTGTGGAAGAGATGGTTAAATGCTGTAAAGAAAATAACATAAAATACCAACTTGACGTTATTGCAGTTGGAGGAACCGATGCAAGTTCTATAAATCAGTCTAATTTTGGGGTAAAAGCAGCAGGTATATCCGTTGTAACAAGATATCCCCATGGCCCAAATTCATTGGTAAATATGAAAGATGTAGAATCTTCCATAGAATTACTTAGCAAATATGTAAATCGAGATTTTAATTTTGACTAA
- a CDS encoding 4Fe-4S dicluster domain-containing protein — translation MYEMPAANPIIYEKEKCIGCNRCVNICQVDILIPNPEKGKPPIVLYPGECWYCGCCVMECPVEGAITLRHPLMNQAHWIKKDCLTNKL, via the coding sequence ATGTATGAAATGCCTGCGGCAAATCCTATTATATATGAAAAAGAAAAATGTATAGGTTGTAACAGATGTGTGAATATATGCCAAGTAGATATTTTAATTCCAAATCCCGAAAAGGGTAAACCTCCCATTGTGTTATATCCGGGAGAATGCTGGTATTGCGGATGTTGTGTGATGGAATGTCCTGTGGAAGGAGCCATTACCCTTCGTCATCCTCTAATGAACCAAGCTCATTGGATAAAAAAAGATTGTTTAACAAATAAATTATAA
- a CDS encoding FAD-dependent oxidoreductase — translation MYNIKWPYSLEYEKEEKITTDVLVLGGGIAGCMAAIAAAERGQKVVLVEKGATKRSGAGGSGCDHWESAATNPCSKISPEELTSAMLDDNDGYNNGISHYIECREGYDRLLDIEKMGGKIRDTEDEFKGAAFRDESTKLMFAYDYENRYTLRIWGSTFKPAMYNKLKKLGVKIYDRVMVTSLLNEEGKQGNRCIGATGMHTRTGKFFIFRSKATILCMSRPARIWLFSPSLPGLCEFRPTQCIGDGHAMGWKAGAEFTMMEKSVVGEFSAAGRSYPPYGAGNNHNTWYPASLIDSEGKEIPYADRDGNILRNVSERFKPADSQKFFLKGGGIDNPKYDYEGPETLPFSEMIEEGYKLPFYADLSTLPELERKVIWGMMIGEEGKTKIPVYKNYTDAGFDPKKDVLQCYGTGWTSAEFLPQERQLFGLPGGFLNDWNLRTNIEGLYVAGDALFASDCFGHAATTGYYAGRHGAKYAETASISEVNPVQIEKEKLRIYSPINNDPYTSIGWKELNMGISKTMQNYCGDIKRDELLNIGLKQLKEYEKQVIPNTFAYNPHELVRLLEVFDILTVSQIIIQSCLSRKTSSKPLHFKRGDNNGEDEKRFITLKQADDKVIINKLPLNYFGDLKENYEFHNKDYVGRKK, via the coding sequence ATGTATAATATCAAATGGCCATATTCTTTGGAATATGAAAAAGAAGAAAAAATAACTACAGACGTTTTGGTCCTTGGAGGCGGAATTGCAGGATGTATGGCTGCCATTGCCGCTGCAGAAAGAGGACAAAAAGTCGTGCTGGTAGAAAAGGGAGCTACCAAAAGAAGCGGTGCCGGAGGTTCCGGCTGTGATCATTGGGAATCCGCCGCTACAAATCCCTGTTCAAAAATAAGTCCTGAAGAACTCACCTCTGCTATGCTTGACGATAATGACGGATACAATAACGGTATATCCCACTATATCGAATGCCGGGAAGGATATGACAGACTTTTGGATATTGAAAAAATGGGCGGAAAAATAAGAGATACGGAGGATGAATTTAAAGGTGCAGCCTTTCGAGATGAATCTACAAAGCTTATGTTCGCCTATGATTACGAAAACAGGTATACTTTAAGGATATGGGGTTCTACTTTTAAACCTGCCATGTATAATAAATTAAAAAAATTAGGTGTAAAAATTTATGACAGAGTAATGGTCACTTCCCTACTCAATGAAGAAGGCAAACAAGGCAATCGGTGCATCGGTGCAACAGGTATGCACACAAGAACCGGAAAGTTTTTTATCTTTAGAAGTAAAGCCACTATTTTATGCATGTCAAGGCCTGCCAGAATATGGTTATTTTCTCCCTCCCTTCCCGGACTATGCGAATTCAGGCCTACCCAATGCATTGGAGACGGTCATGCCATGGGATGGAAAGCAGGAGCTGAATTTACCATGATGGAAAAATCCGTAGTAGGTGAATTTTCTGCTGCAGGAAGAAGTTATCCTCCCTATGGAGCGGGAAATAATCATAATACCTGGTATCCTGCTTCTCTGATAGATTCTGAGGGAAAGGAAATCCCTTATGCGGACAGAGATGGAAATATCCTAAGAAATGTATCGGAGAGATTTAAACCTGCCGATAGTCAAAAATTTTTCTTAAAAGGAGGAGGAATTGATAATCCAAAATATGACTACGAAGGTCCTGAAACCCTTCCATTTTCCGAAATGATTGAAGAAGGTTATAAATTGCCATTTTATGCCGATTTATCTACACTGCCGGAACTTGAAAGGAAAGTTATATGGGGCATGATGATAGGAGAAGAAGGAAAAACTAAAATACCCGTTTATAAAAATTATACTGATGCAGGATTCGATCCGAAAAAAGATGTGCTTCAGTGTTACGGTACCGGATGGACTTCAGCTGAATTTCTGCCTCAGGAGCGTCAGCTCTTTGGCCTTCCCGGAGGGTTCTTAAATGATTGGAATTTGAGAACCAATATAGAAGGGTTATACGTTGCCGGTGATGCTTTATTTGCATCAGACTGCTTTGGACATGCTGCAACTACAGGATATTATGCCGGAAGGCATGGAGCAAAATACGCTGAAACTGCAAGTATATCAGAAGTTAATCCAGTACAAATAGAAAAGGAAAAATTAAGAATATATTCTCCTATCAATAATGATCCTTATACAAGCATAGGATGGAAAGAATTAAACATGGGAATATCAAAAACAATGCAAAATTATTGCGGGGACATTAAAAGAGACGAACTTTTGAATATAGGATTAAAGCAATTGAAAGAATATGAAAAACAAGTTATTCCAAATACTTTTGCCTATAATCCTCATGAACTTGTAAGGCTTCTTGAAGTATTTGATATCCTTACCGTGTCTCAAATAATCATACAATCTTGTTTATCAAGAAAAACCAGTTCAAAGCCTCTCCATTTTAAAAGAGGCGATAATAACGGAGAAGACGAGAAAAGATTTATTACATTAAAACAAGCTGATGATAAAGTGATAATAAATAAATTGCCTCTTAACTACTTCGGGGATTTAAAAGAGAATTACGAATTTCACAATAAAGATTATGTTGGGAGGAAAAAATAA
- a CDS encoding type II secretion system protein, protein MMHLERKGFTLIEVVVSIGIVGMLAAILLTVLSGNMKNIFSSGEKTRYIFQAQENIEKAIKNNGEDSNREEYTLKLEFHDDNGEDFKCESDGIKIQVNLHDKNKNTISTYIPQ, encoded by the coding sequence ATGATGCACTTGGAGAGAAAGGGTTTTACTTTGATTGAAGTAGTGGTTTCCATAGGTATAGTAGGTATGCTTGCTGCTATACTTTTAACTGTGCTTTCAGGAAATATGAAAAATATATTTTCTTCGGGGGAGAAAACTCGGTATATTTTTCAAGCTCAGGAAAACATTGAAAAGGCAATTAAGAATAATGGAGAAGATTCGAATCGGGAGGAATATACATTAAAGTTAGAATTTCATGATGATAATGGAGAAGATTTTAAGTGTGAATCTGATGGTATTAAAATTCAAGTGAATTTACATGATAAAAATAAAAATACAATATCAACTTATATTCCGCAATAA
- a CDS encoding GntR family transcriptional regulator has protein sequence MDNVVKMTLADQIYNILKEDIINQNIKCGEKLTSKILQERFNVSSTPIREALNRLGQEGLIDHITNVGGKVIEFNEKDINEIYDFCACLDLEALRLSMESIKKKELVLEINNSVRLQEKYLESDNIEEFMIESDNFHDILFRYADNSRLYNASKNIRSQFSILANIYQNLTVTKSVVLLEHKDIARAMKDNDFSKASFLMKNHFKHAKEYLLENIKKASIEN, from the coding sequence ATGGATAATGTAGTAAAAATGACTCTTGCAGATCAAATTTATAATATTTTAAAAGAGGATATCATAAATCAAAATATTAAATGCGGTGAAAAATTAACATCAAAGATCTTGCAGGAAAGATTTAATGTCAGTTCTACGCCGATTAGGGAAGCCTTAAACAGATTGGGGCAGGAAGGGCTGATTGACCATATAACAAATGTAGGCGGCAAGGTAATTGAATTTAATGAGAAGGATATTAATGAGATATATGATTTTTGTGCCTGTTTAGATTTGGAAGCTCTCAGATTATCCATGGAAAGCATTAAAAAGAAAGAACTTGTATTGGAGATAAATAATTCTGTCAGACTCCAGGAAAAGTATTTAGAATCTGACAATATAGAGGAATTTATGATAGAATCTGACAATTTTCATGATATCCTTTTTAGATATGCAGATAATTCGAGATTATATAATGCTTCTAAAAACATAAGAAGTCAATTCAGTATATTGGCAAATATATATCAAAATTTAACAGTTACAAAATCAGTAGTTCTTTTAGAACATAAGGATATTGCAAGAGCAATGAAAGATAATGATTTCAGCAAAGCATCTTTTTTAATGAAAAATCATTTTAAACATGCTAAGGAGTATTTATTGGAAAATATAAAAAAGGCTTCAATCGAAAACTAA
- a CDS encoding YhcN/YlaJ family sporulation lipoprotein: MSVSMAGCGTKTSQRPNSRVETRIGNQAQRRTPNVMPRSNVPRLESNLNNNSGIDNNGNTNLSTNNNGNMTQGSYQRAQNIARRVAALNDINSATAVITGNTALVGVDLKGTTNDNLTTNIRNKVETAVKEADKNITTVNVTTNPDLYSRISTIARNISNGRPLNDFANDIQDILRRMNLNR, encoded by the coding sequence TTGTCAGTCTCAATGGCCGGCTGTGGAACCAAAACTTCCCAAAGGCCAAACAGCAGAGTAGAAACAAGGATTGGTAATCAGGCTCAAAGAAGAACTCCAAACGTTATGCCGAGAAGTAATGTTCCAAGACTTGAATCAAACTTAAATAACAACTCTGGAATTGATAATAATGGGAATACGAATCTAAGCACAAATAATAATGGAAACATGACTCAAGGTTCTTATCAAAGAGCACAAAATATTGCTCGTAGAGTTGCAGCATTAAATGACATAAATAGTGCAACAGCAGTAATAACAGGAAATACTGCCTTAGTCGGAGTAGATCTGAAGGGAACAACTAACGATAATCTTACAACGAATATACGAAATAAAGTTGAAACCGCAGTTAAAGAAGCCGATAAAAATATAACAACGGTAAATGTAACAACTAATCCTGACTTATATTCAAGAATCAGTACTATAGCAAGAAACATAAGTAACGGAAGACCTCTGAATGATTTTGCAAATGATATACAAGACATATTAAGGAGAATGAATTTAAACAGATAG
- a CDS encoding GspE/PulE family protein yields MKGNNAKLGDLLLYVGKITKEQLNEAISEQKNSDKKIGEILVEKGWVSEKDIIEVLEFQLGIPHVDLDRYLINSEVSRLIPENLARRYDLIAVDKKNDYLIVAMADPLNIFAIDDVRLTTGFNVQPVISTKKDIERAIDKYYEKERTKRVLEEFKENYIPNDETIEENQEEINSAPVVKLLNSMIAQAVNMRASDVHIEPFNDNVRVRFRIDGDLQEIMNLSRNTISAIITRIKIMGKMNIAERRIPQDGRVEINVDGRDIDLRISTLPTIYGEKIVLRILDRGSFLFTKKDLGFTEEDFISFENILNQPYGMILVTGPTGSGKTTTLYTILSELNSIEKNIITVEDPVEYKFSGINQVQVNNKAGLTFANGLRSILRQDPDIIMLGEIRDGETAKMAVRAAITGHLVFSTLHTNDTASSITRLVDMGIEPYLVSSAVIGIISQRLIKKLCPFCKTPYETSYREKKILGLDTEKDMVFYKPNMCNLCNKGYKGRTAVHEVMPIDEDIRRGIDRRESADYIKNLAIEKGMKTLFQNAVRLVESGTITMEEALKVGYTL; encoded by the coding sequence ATGAAGGGAAATAATGCAAAACTTGGTGATTTGCTTTTGTATGTAGGGAAGATAACAAAAGAGCAATTAAATGAAGCAATTTCAGAACAGAAAAACAGCGATAAAAAAATTGGAGAAATTTTAGTGGAAAAAGGTTGGGTAAGTGAGAAAGACATTATAGAGGTGTTAGAATTTCAACTGGGTATACCTCATGTAGACTTGGACAGATATTTAATAAATTCGGAAGTATCAAGGCTGATACCGGAAAATTTAGCCAGAAGGTATGATCTAATTGCAGTAGATAAGAAAAATGATTATCTGATTGTAGCGATGGCGGATCCTCTTAATATATTTGCAATTGATGATGTTAGATTGACCACTGGATTTAATGTACAACCTGTAATCTCTACAAAAAAGGATATTGAAAGGGCAATAGATAAATATTATGAAAAAGAAAGAACAAAGAGAGTACTTGAAGAGTTTAAAGAAAATTATATTCCAAATGATGAAACAATCGAGGAAAACCAAGAGGAGATAAATAGTGCTCCCGTTGTAAAGCTTTTAAACTCTATGATAGCACAGGCTGTTAACATGAGAGCCAGTGATGTACATATCGAACCCTTTAACGATAATGTCAGAGTGAGGTTTCGTATAGACGGAGATTTACAGGAAATAATGAATTTATCTAGAAACACCATTTCTGCTATAATTACCAGAATAAAAATAATGGGGAAGATGAATATTGCGGAAAGAAGAATTCCTCAAGACGGAAGAGTTGAAATTAATGTGGACGGAAGAGATATTGATTTGCGTATTTCTACTCTTCCCACAATTTACGGAGAAAAAATAGTTTTAAGGATTTTGGATAGAGGAAGTTTTTTATTTACTAAGAAGGATTTAGGCTTTACTGAAGAAGATTTTATATCCTTTGAAAATATTCTTAATCAGCCTTATGGAATGATTTTAGTTACCGGTCCTACAGGCAGCGGAAAAACGACTACTCTTTATACTATACTTAGTGAGCTTAATTCCATAGAAAAGAACATTATAACGGTGGAGGATCCCGTGGAATATAAGTTTAGCGGAATAAATCAAGTTCAGGTCAATAATAAAGCAGGGCTTACATTTGCCAACGGACTCAGATCCATATTAAGGCAGGATCCGGATATTATTATGTTGGGAGAGATACGAGACGGCGAGACGGCGAAAATGGCTGTAAGAGCAGCTATAACGGGGCATTTGGTTTTTTCAACCCTTCATACCAATGATACTGCATCTTCTATAACAAGGCTTGTTGATATGGGAATTGAACCATATTTGGTTTCTTCGGCAGTTATCGGGATAATTTCTCAAAGACTGATAAAAAAATTATGTCCTTTTTGTAAGACACCTTACGAGACAAGTTATAGAGAAAAAAAGATTCTGGGATTGGATACGGAAAAGGACATGGTCTTTTACAAGCCTAATATGTGCAATTTATGTAATAAAGGATATAAAGGGAGAACAGCTGTCCATGAGGTAATGCCCATAGACGAGGATATAAGGAGAGGTATTGACAGAAGAGAGAGTGCCGATTATATTAAGAATTTAGCGATTGAAAAGGGTATGAAAACTCTGTTTCAAAACGCAGTACGGTTAGTGGAAAGTGGCACTATAACTATGGAGGAAGCTTTGAAGGTAGGATACACTTTATAA
- a CDS encoding LysM peptidoglycan-binding domain-containing protein, giving the protein MYNDYGMEQVCPGGSFQYIIRAGDTLFALSQRFNVSVQEIMNANPGIDPNNLQIGRIICIPGAGPMPSCPNGFLYTIRAGDTLFALGQRFNVSVQAIINANPGIDPNNLQVGRIICIPTMATPTPPCPNGFLYTIRAGDTLFTLSQRFNIDVQAIISANPGINPNNLQIGQVICIPTMVGPTPSCPNGFLYTIRAGDTLFTLGQRFNVSVQAIINANPGINPNNLQIGQVICIPT; this is encoded by the coding sequence ATGTACAATGATTATGGAATGGAACAAGTATGTCCTGGTGGAAGCTTTCAATATATAATAAGAGCAGGAGATACTTTATTTGCCCTTAGTCAAAGATTTAATGTAAGTGTTCAAGAGATTATGAATGCCAACCCGGGGATTGATCCGAATAATTTACAGATAGGAAGAATAATATGCATACCTGGGGCAGGACCTATGCCTTCATGTCCAAATGGATTCTTATATACAATAAGAGCAGGAGATACTCTGTTTGCTCTTGGCCAAAGATTTAATGTAAGCGTTCAGGCTATTATAAACGCTAATCCAGGGATTGATCCGAACAATTTACAGGTAGGAAGAATAATATGTATACCAACTATGGCAACGCCTACACCTCCGTGTCCGAACGGATTTCTATATACGATAAGAGCAGGAGATACATTGTTTACCCTTAGCCAAAGATTCAATATAGACGTTCAGGCTATCATAAGTGCCAATCCGGGAATTAACCCGAATAATTTACAAATAGGCCAGGTAATATGTATACCAACTATGGTAGGGCCTACACCTTCATGTCCGAACGGATTTCTATACACGATAAGAGCAGGAGATACATTGTTTACCCTTGGTCAAAGATTTAATGTAAGCGTTCAGGCTATCATAAATGCCAATCCGGGGATTAACCCGAATAATTTGCAAATAGGCCAAGTGATATGCATACCAACTTAA
- a CDS encoding VanZ family protein — MNQNKKRIIFYVVILFWLSIIFVLSSQPVSKSNALSKKITEIVINSAERAAPNSNFDFDRTNHLIRKNAHFFSYLILGILIINLMKKSKMGRFKIFIISISFCIVYAISDEFHQIFVSGRGAQIKDVLIDSAGSLMGIAIYEAISKIKKNKY, encoded by the coding sequence ATGAATCAGAACAAAAAACGGATTATATTTTATGTTGTTATATTATTTTGGCTGTCAATTATCTTTGTTTTATCGTCTCAACCCGTATCAAAGTCTAACGCTCTGAGCAAAAAGATAACGGAAATCGTTATAAATTCAGCAGAAAGAGCTGCACCTAATTCAAATTTTGATTTTGACAGAACGAATCACTTAATACGGAAAAATGCTCATTTTTTTTCCTATTTAATTTTAGGAATATTGATAATAAATTTGATGAAAAAAAGTAAGATGGGAAGATTTAAAATATTTATTATCTCTATCTCATTTTGCATTGTTTATGCAATCAGCGATGAATTTCATCAGATTTTTGTATCCGGCAGAGGTGCTCAGATAAAAGATGTGTTGATTGATAGTGCAGGATCTCTTATGGGTATTGCCATATATGAAGCAATAAGTAAGATTAAAAAGAACAAGTATTGA
- a CDS encoding prepilin-type N-terminal cleavage/methylation domain-containing protein produces the protein MNKGFTLVELILSLALLLIALLLIFNIYFLGNNIFNRSVDQGDIQRNVRVAMDKVTEEIRMADFITSKVSEDGKINGKSEYYSIGLEENKLVKKYSEEDEEEVIAELSDILFKPKNGGLSLKISRDNYEIETEIPLENNPSIDIDNEGTHVIYYTKR, from the coding sequence TTGAATAAAGGATTCACTCTTGTGGAATTGATATTATCTCTAGCTTTATTATTAATAGCATTGTTATTGATATTCAATATATATTTTCTTGGGAATAATATTTTCAATAGATCTGTAGATCAAGGCGATATACAAAGAAATGTAAGAGTAGCTATGGATAAAGTAACAGAGGAAATTAGAATGGCAGATTTTATAACCTCTAAAGTCTCCGAAGATGGAAAAATTAATGGAAAAAGCGAGTATTATTCTATTGGGTTGGAAGAAAATAAGTTGGTTAAGAAATATTCAGAAGAAGACGAGGAAGAGGTAATTGCCGAATTATCGGATATACTCTTTAAACCGAAGAATGGGGGATTGAGTCTAAAAATATCTCGAGATAATTATGAAATAGAAACGGAAATACCTTTAGAAAACAATCCTTCCATAGATATAGACAATGAAGGGACTCATGTCATATATTATACCAAGCGGTAA